In Shumkonia mesophila, the genomic stretch TCAGGTTCCGCATCAGGGTGGTGCTGAGGGCGTCCATTCCGGGCAGCGCGGCGGCCACGTTGGGCATCGTCAGATGAAGGCCCGCCAGCGGCATCTCCATGGCCGGGTTGCCGAGGGCCGAAACCCGCAGGTGGCCGAGATCCTTTTTCAGAAGCTGCAAGCCGTAGAAGGTGAAGAACATCGACACGTTGACGTCCATGGCGGCGGCGGTGGTGGCCAGGATGAACGGCGGATAGGCCCAGTCGAGGGTGCCCTTGGTGACGATGATGGTCATTTGTTTTTGCTTGGCGATGGCGTCTTCCCCGCTCATGGCGGACGTCTCCTGGCGATAGGGGATGAGAACATTAGGAAAATCTAAAATAGCGGAAAGCGGATCGACAATCCACCCTGCGATGACGGATGGAAGACATCCCGTTCGGATTGTGGGGAAAAG encodes the following:
- the dsrE2 gene encoding sulfur carrier protein DsrE2; protein product: MSGEDAIAKQKQMTIIVTKGTLDWAYPPFILATTAAAMDVNVSMFFTFYGLQLLKKDLGHLRVSALGNPAMEMPLAGLHLTMPNVAAALPGMDALSTTLMRNLIKRKGVASIEDLREAALDSEVEMIGCRMTMDLFEWTAGDLVEGIAIGGAATYMEKALKSDINLFI